The Diorhabda sublineata isolate icDioSubl1.1 chromosome 6, icDioSubl1.1, whole genome shotgun sequence genome includes a window with the following:
- the LOC130445229 gene encoding NADH dehydrogenase [ubiquinone] 1 beta subcomplex subunit 8, mitochondrial, giving the protein MSSLIKSLKPPKAWLKNNAILVTAIRNHWNKDYKPGPYPQTEEERQAAAEKYGLHPSEYEPYPDDGQGCGDYPKLPMQSIESRDPFYPWDNPELKRNFGETLHAEYDLLREDRYDVSVKLRRPMWFLWAQFLGVMFGTFGIYYLLENVKMFHSVMPRQYPKEGKVHYTFEPAE; this is encoded by the exons ATGAGTAGTTTAATAAAATCTCTAAAACCTCCTAAAGCGTGGTTGAAAAACAATGCCATTTTAGTCACGGCTATCAGAAATc ACTGGAATAAAGATTATAAACCAGGTCCTTATCCCCAAACCGAAGAAGAACGACAAGCTGCAGCGGAAAAATACGGACTACATCCATCTGAATACGAACCTTATCCAGATGACGGGCAAGGATGCGGGGATTATCCCAAACTACCAATGCAATCAATTGAATCCAGAGATCCGTTTTATCCTTGGGATAACCCCGAATTGAAAAGGAATTTCGGCGAAACT TTACATGCAGAGTATGATTTATTGAGAGAAGATAGATATGATGTAAGCGTGAAATTGAGACGTCCAATGTGGTTTTTGTGGGCTCAGTTTTTAGGAGTAATGTTCGGTACTTTCGGAATTTATTATCTCCTAGAAAACGTTAAAATGTTTCATTCTGTTATGCCCAGGCAATACCCGAAAGAAGGAAAAGTTCATTATACTTTCGAACCCGCagaatga